A portion of the Saimiri boliviensis isolate mSaiBol1 chromosome 1, mSaiBol1.pri, whole genome shotgun sequence genome contains these proteins:
- the SH3YL1 gene encoding SH3 domain-containing YSC84-like protein 1 isoform X4 produces MNNPIPSNLKSEAKKAAKILREFTEITSRNGPDKIIPAHVIAKAKGLAVLSVIKAGFLVTARGGSGIVLARLPDGTWSAPSAIGIAGLGGGFEIGIEVSDLVIILNYDRAVEAFAKGGNLTLGGNVTVAVGPLGRNLEGNVALRSSAAVFTYCKSRGLFAGVSLEGSCLIERKETNRKFYCQDIRAYDILFGDTPRPAQAEDLYEILDSFTEKYENEGQRINLRKAARQQRKPSAKELPPKPLSRPQQSSAPAQLNAGSQSNRNEYKLYPELSGYHDRAI; encoded by the exons tgAATAACCCTATACCTTCCAATTTGAAATCAGAAGCAAAAAAGGCTGCCAAAATATTAAGAGAATTCACAGAAATAACTTCCAGAAATGGACCTGACAAGATCATTCCTG CTCACGTGATTGCAAAGGCTAAAGGCCTCGCAGTTCTGTCTGTGATCAAAGCCGGGTTCCTGGTGACCGCCAGAGGAGGCAGTGGGATTGTGCTGGCACGCCTTCCAGATGGAA cATGGTCTGCACCCTCAGCCATTGGGATAGCCGGCCTTGGTGGGGGATTTGAAATAGGAATTGAG GTATCAGACTTGGTGATAATTCTGAATTATGACCGTGCTGTAGAAGCTTTTGCGAAAGGCGGAAATCTCACCCTCGGCGGGAACGTGACTGTGGCTGTGGGGCCCTTGGGAAG GAACTTGGAAGGAAACGTCGCCCTGAGAAGCTCAGCCGCTGTCTTCACCTACTGCAAGTCCAGAGGACTCTTTGCAGGCGTGTCTTTAGAAGGGAGCTGTTTGAttgaaaggaaagaaactaaTAGAAA ATTTTATTGTCAAGATATCCGAGCGTATGACATTTTATTTGGAGACACACCACGGCCTGCTCAAGCCGAAGATCTTTATGAAATTCTTGATTCCTTTACTGAAAAGTATGAAAATGAAGGACAACGGATCAATCTGAGAAAAGCAGCAAGGCAGCAGAGGAAGCCTTCT gCGAAAGAACTACCTCCGAAGCCATTGTCAAGACCGCAGCAGTCTTCTGCACCAGCCCAGCTGAACGCTGGCTCTCAAA